The Eretmochelys imbricata isolate rEreImb1 chromosome 4, rEreImb1.hap1, whole genome shotgun sequence sequence TCAGTCCTCCACCTTCTTCTATTCCCATAAAGCTATATGATGATCTGCTCTAATTAAGTCTTTTCCACTTGTCATGAGTCCCAGTGTTCTGGCTGATAAGGGATTGCCACATGCAGGAGGGGTGCCATGTGCAATCATACTGTGCACATCCATAGGACCCCAACTTCTtatatttctttcctcttttttttttctttctttcttttttttttttaattacctaaCCTCAAGCCGTTTCTCTGTTTTCTGGCTCCTGCCCACttattttcttgtatatggtggtAACACCTCTCAAGCAATGCCTGCTGGAGGATCAGAGAGGGAAACTGGTGAGCCTAATCACtcttgggccatgtctacactacagatttaaAGTCATGCCAGCAGGTTGGTCCCTGGTGTGAAGAGGTGAGATCTGACTGACAGTAGCTGTGCTAACAAAAGCATCTAGTGCAGACACAGTTGTAccagcaaaactgtgcttttacCATTCTAGCTTGTTTCACTGGGGGGAAGTAGGCTATGCTGGTAACAGGACAGCTTTACTAGTATAAGCTGTGTCCGCAGCAGGAGCGCTTTGCAGCGCTCTCCTAGATTAGGCATGGCTGCTGTTCTTGCTGGGCCCTGGAGGAGCTGCTAAGAATAGAATTCTTACCTTGTTACTCTGGAAGGGTTTATTACATATTAGTCTCCCCTtcttctctgctgctgttctccGCTCCTCCAGGTAGCTGGATGGTTGGTCTTTTGCTGGCTACTCATGCACAGAGCACTTCCCTTGCAGCTGTGGAAATGCTGTGTCATTGGTAGTAAGTAACACAGGCACAATTCTTTTCTGCGGGGTTTTGTTAcctgggaatttaaaaaaaatacaggggCAGCCAGTGTTCATGTTACATTTGTATTGTAGACTAATGACTTTTAGGTCTTTTTGAAGCAGCAGTGCTTAGATGTGATATACGCACTAAAGCTATCTCAGAAAATGAGGATCTTCTCAATTTTAACTTCTTATCTGTTTGATTTGAGCTCTAGAAACCCATTGTCTTAactctttttatttaattgaGGTAAATAATgacacaaattaaataaaaaggagGAAATCCTATAAAGCATATCCCATGCCTTAGAGCGCCTCACTGATTTGCAAAGCAAAATGAGGTGCAGAGAAATGTATGAACTATCTTAATCAAAAggccatttatatttttaaattgttcatgGTGAAGAAGCCTTTTTTAAGAATGCTCATCCCATCTAATTCAACCCCAAGTCTCTTTAGTTTAGCTTGAGGGGAAGGTGTTAAGTCAACATATTGTTTAAATACCTATCCCTCAGCTTCAGTAGTTGAATCATGTTGTTTTTGCCTCAAATCTAATGTCCCAACGGGGTCTTGGCTGCATTATACTTTAAACAAAATTGCAACCCCTTGATGGACGgtttatttaaataatgattGAATCATAGTCTCAATGTCAGTCTATCAATATGCATTTTTCAAAGTGTGTTTAATCATCTGTGTTGTGTTTGTGAGGAGCCAGGGAGGGGGAAAGTACAAAAAGCACTCTGAGTATAGTCTGCAGAATCTCAGATAAATACTGGGATGTCTGTAAGAGTTGGCTGGCTAACAGAAGAAATGCATATATAAAAAGTGAAAAACTTTGTGCAGCACTAGAGAGCGACAGAAAGCCACTTATCTGCTTCATGAGCTAACATATCaagaatatatatttaaaaataatggtaAAATCATAGATTTCTGGTCCACAGTCTGAATAGCTGCAAGTAAACAAGCTGTTCTTAAATTGCAGCTTCtcataaaactttttttcccctcttctaaTGCATCAGCAAATAGTAGTAATGCTCTGGGTCTCATCTTTGCTGCAAATCTTCACTGTCACTTTATAAAAACTACACTAAGTGATAATAATCTCCACTTTTTGGGGCAGAGTTTCTCTAAATTCTGCAGCTGCCCAAGTAAATAAGTCAATTTTAAAATCTAGTATTCAGATCGTGTATCATAAGGCTGTTCTGTAACTCCTCAGCCGCACACTGTCCCTGCATAGGAGCTACCTATTTTATCTGCCCTTATTCTGAGTTGAAGAAAACCCTCCCTAAATCTCTTGGCTTTTCAGGCTTTCTTTCCAAATCTCTAGAATCAGATCGCAGGAAAGATGAGAAATATCGAGTAAAAATAGCTTCCTTTGAGCCAGCCTCTGGGAAAAATGAAGGGTGAGAGAACAGGGtgggtcctcagctggtgtggatTGTcataactccatttacttcagctgAAAATCCTCCCCCTGGTCTGTTATTTAGTGAAATTTGTGTTAGAGAAAGATGCCAGACTGAAGTCCTTtaattgtggtgaaaaaaaaattatttaggtgcctcagttAGGTATCCAATTTATATTTAGTCACAAAACAGATATAGCTCTGGCAAGAGCAGTGCAGCCTCCTTACCCTTTGGTACCAGCTAGAGGAGAATTGACAGCAAGGAATCTGCTGCTCCTGGTGCCTGCTTACCACAATGGACTCGGAAGTGGGGAGAAGCAGTTGCAGGGGCAGTCCTATTTAGCCCCTGTAGCCCAGGGGAATGTTCTCAGCTGCACTGTGGGCATGGTGCGCAGTCGGTCTGTTCAGCACGTAGAagcagggtggggatggagcatgctcagagcAGGTAGACTCTTGGAAGAATTGAGCAGCAAAGCTCTTACTAATCTCTGCTGAGCATGTGCTGCTTGGAATTTTTTggaggtttataacttggccaattTTGGGTAAATTTCCAGAAATGGCAAAATGCACATCTCTGATGCCAGGGGGAGCCCTTCCCCCACCTTCCTCCAAACTTCAAGTCTCTGTTACAAAGCATGAAGGTACTagggcaggggtggacaaacattttggcccaagggtcacattggggttccaaaactgtatggagggctgggtagggaaggctgtgcctccccaaacagcctggcccctgccccctggctgcccccctcagaacccatgacccatccaacccctctccctcccccccccccccgctccttgtcccctgacctctccctcccgggaccccctgccccccccgcaacccaccccctatccaatgcCCGCTGTCCCCTGATTTCCCCGACCCCtagccacaccccacccccagataggccccctgggactcccaagCCTAGCCAACTGctccctgggactccctgccccttatccacccccccgccccacccccttaccatgccgctcagagcaccagaaCTGGCAGCTGCTTCGgcatggctggagccagccatgccaatGCACAGTCTAGATCACCGGGGCAGGCCAGCAGCTCTCgcagctgcgctgcctggcaggagcttgcagccctgccacccagagtgcTGGCCGCACAGCGagctgagctgaggctgcagggtagagaggacagcaggggaggggccaggggcaagcctccctggccgggagctcaagggccaggccggatggtcccgcgggccatagtttgcccacctctgtactagAGCTTCTCAGTGGAACAGTtgtaagatttttattttgtaacatggacaaaatatttttcagtaatCTTTCTCAGAAACAGCTTGAACAGTTTAAGttgaaacttttcaaaaagtTCAGCCTGAGCaatctggcatggaaaatttcagccctatTAGCTAAAATTTGGCTAAGTTATAAGTAGCTATAAACAGGTTCTCttaatggaaagtgttgggcaaccttatcTGTCTATAATGGTGCTGGTATTTTTTCTTTAGGAAATGGACTTAACATGCCAACTTGTGGCCCTCTGAATAGACCTCCCACACAACTTCTTGGTCACCACTTGGTCACACTGGTTTAGTTTTAAACTAGTATATTAGAGGTGTAAAGATGATAGCCTAATCTCATGATTCATCCAGTTCCTTTCAGAAGAGGATTCTTGAATCTGCAGGGCCCCATGTTCTTTTCTCTGACTCTTAATTTCAAATCACTATCATAgttggagggagaaggaaagtgaaataatttttaaaatagctttcttgCGTTTAATTCAGGTGCTAATTGCAATAATAGGCTCCTTTCCAAGAATACTGTGCATATATCAGGAAAGCAGTTAAGAGAAACACTGAAGTAACATCATAAAATGTGACAGATATCAAGTGATCTCTCATTATGCTCAGTCCAGTCGCCCAAAGCTGTATGTTCCCATAGCTAAAGCaaagttttatttataaataacatTAAATAGTAAATTTAAACTGGACATCTTTTATTAGCAACAGCATAAGATATTATTATTCCACATAGTGCACCTCATAGCTTTGTAGAGAGTCTGAAAGTCAAGTGCCATTGACCTCTTAAGTGTCCTACTTCCTGCACAACCAAACTCTTGGTTGTAAAAGGCATTTTATAGGCGTTTTTATAAAGAAATGCTGTGTAAACTAAAGACACTTTAAGGGATGCACGTATAAAAcctagtcaatttaaaaaaaaaattagtttccagTACTACAGCTGCACTTTAATCACCCTGCCAAATCTTAGGGTTTCCGATTACATCTCCCTATTTTGAAATTGTTACTTTCCCTTATTGCTGTGTGAAAAACGTCTGCAAACAAACACAGCTTACAAAAGTATTGTCAAGTggacaaagtaaacaaacaaggttaaaaatagaaaatctgtttttctgctgGAAGAAGTAGTTTTTCCAGAGGAATTTCTGAGaagttaaaggaagaaaaaatattagTCCAATTTGATCTCCTGATGTTGACCAAAATTTAATTATAGAGCACAGAGGAAGTCCACTTTCAGTGTAGATAGATAGACATGGTGGGAATTTGTTCCAGAGTTCCGtttctctgctttcttttgtttatGTACACTACtgacaaatgtattttaaaaaaaaaaaaggggggggggtgacacATTTACAGTTAACTCGTCAAGCTATACAATTATCTGCCATTGTGAATAACTTGGCCTTGTGTGCCGAACTTTGAAACCCCCAAATCTCCTGAAGTCCATACCTTGAAAATGTTTCCTTATTCAATTACTGAAAAGGTTGTAGGTGTGGAAGCATGTCTGGTGCAGAGCTCTATCCTCTGACCAGCTCAGTACTATCAGTGCTGAAGAAACCCTCTTCAGCAAAATGAGTGTGCTAAGAGATGTCTATTTGTTGCTACTTCAAAAAAAGTCTTTTATTACTGCAGATTTCAATATCCTTTGGTGTAAGATTTTACAAAATATCAGTGTCCGTAAACTCTTACAGAAATCTGTAGTGGTGATCGAGCAAAACACAACACTAATTTTTTCATATCTTTGATTATGAATAGGTGGCTCTGAAAACAGTATTTATATAATATTTTGGAACCTTCAAAAACTATGGTGAATAGCCATAGAATTTTCTTCAAGAACTAAACTTCCCAATATGACTAATACAGAGATGATCTATGTGGTTTTCATAGTTCAGAATGATTTATGTTGTTGTCTAGCATGAATTGAAATCGGTTctgcttttgttttctctgttccTTTTTGCCCTTTTAGATCCAGCTGTGGGATACAGCAGGACAGGAACGCTTCAGAAAGAGCATGGTACAGCACTATTATAGGAATGTACACGCTGTTGTGTTTGTGTATGACATGACCAACATTGCCAGTTTTCATAGTCTGCCATCATGGATAGAAGAATGCAAACAGCACTTGCTTGCCGGTGATATACCACGGATTCTTGTTGGAAATAAATGTGACCTAAGAAGTGCTATTCAGGTGCCTACGGACTTGGCCCAGAAGTTTGCTGATACTCACAGTATTCCACTGTTTGAAACCTCTGCTAAAAACCCCAATGACAATGACCATGTGGAAGCCATATTTATGACACTGGCTCATAAGTTGAAGAGCCACAAGCCATTAATGCTTAGTCAACCCCCAGATAACGATAAGATACATTTAAAGCCTGAGCCAAAACCTGCCACGACCTGCTGGTGTTAGATCACAGTATTCATGCAGTTATCACCTCGTCTTATTTGCAGATTCTCTAAAAATATGATCTTGGCAGGTTTTAGTATCAATTATGTATGATCCCTTTGGCACTTTAATGTGTGTTTTTTCTTGTGTAGATGTGCCCCACTCATATCTCTGCACTTTGTGCTATCTCAATTACTGAAGCTTCACTGTACATATACAGAAAAATAGACTTTCTAATGAAGTTTTGATGCAGCAAGTTCACTTAAGTTACTTGCTGCTTGAGAGCATTTCCATCACTGATGGTATGGTTAATaatccaatttatttattttggtttggtttttggttAGCATTTCGTTGGTCCTCCTGCATTATACCAGAGTTTTGGAGTAGCCAAAGGACTcacatctttggctagcagcgGATGAGTGTTGTGAATTGTTGGTTTTGTGGGTGTCTGAGATAATGACACAGAAGACTTAGACGTTTCCACTGCATCTCAAAGTAGCTATAGCTGTAGATGTGTGCTATGAAAGGAAGGCCATCAATAAAGATCAACCTAGAATGTGAATGTAGGGGAACACCATTGGTCTCAGTAGTTTGTCATTCCACCTCAAATCCTGGCTATTCATACATGGCAAAGGTGGGAGAATCCACAGATTGTCCTTGCCCTCAGATACTTATTTAAACCCTAAAACTTGATAAATTCTTTGTAGTTCACACATTTTTATCCCACAGGCATCCTTCTTATGAAAGATAGTTTGGTTAAAGCACAGGGATGGGATTTGAGGAGGATCCAAGTTTCTAATCTCGAGTCAGGACTTCCTGCACTCATATGCTGCAGAACAGGGAGGAGAGCTCAATCAAACTGCTCTCATAGAAAGTGAATTGGGTTTGGAGAATGTTGTTATGCAGTAACATCACATGAGCTCATGTTGCTTCTGTGATTTCAGTGAAAAAGTTCAGCTCCACGCAGCACTTGAATAGTTGTAGAGTTAGAGGCATCATTGCAGCATGTTCCCCTCTCAAAGTAGCATAATGTTATGGTGTATTGTATGTCTGGTGGCAAGCTAATATCAACAGCCATAACTCTCATGACATCTTCCAACCTAATTCAAATTTCTTCACTTGGATCATTTAAGAACAAATGCTGTCTCTGAATTGTGTATCCCAAGGTAAATAAATGTACTCCAGTAGTCTAAAATTTTAGTAAGGTTGAGAGAAACAAATACTGactttttcagattattttaaaaacaaaacgcAATTTTGAAGAGGAAACTTATTATGCGTTTTAGGGACTAAAGTATTTTGGAAAAAGTGCTAGTTCTGATGCCCAGTTGCCACATTCAGACCTGTGCCttagcttttgaaaatgtcaaggtCACTATGTTTTAATGGTAGTAAACTGGTCTCTGCCAGAAAAATGTGAAGGCAGATGTTCTGGATAATTGAACTTCACGATAAACTTCCAAATAGTGTTCAATTCATTCCCACTTGCCCACTATTATAGTAGAATGATATATTCTCTTTAAAGAACAGAGAAACTGGAAATCCTTGAAAACATACTTAAATACAGAATCATGTAAATTAAGTATGGAGAAGACCTACCATGTCATTTTGTTCATCCCCGAACAGATTTTCCTTAATAGATCTTCAGGTTAAATCCTGCTTGGGTAACCCCTTAGAGTTCTTTTGCAGAAGAAAGGTGAACTGGGTTGGATTTTTAGAATCCTCTGCTTCACTTGGTATTGAGAAAGTATTGCAACCATTTCATTTCAGTTGTTTTTTGTATGCTGGTTTGAAGGTCATGTTTCATATTGGAAAGCATTCTGGATTGCACATAACTGTATGGTTACATCAAAAGGGAATGTAAGCCATAGAACTTAATTCAGCATATAACATTCATATGCAGTGATACAACAATAGCGTGCTTGATTATTATGTGTTCAAAGAAAAGACTTATAAATGAGGAACTCTGCTTACAATATGTGTATTGTAGGATGCTGACTGGAAACTAAACACAAAGGTCATTTTAGAGCTTTGTCAACTATTATCCTGATGGTCATATTATAGTAACTAAATAACTGAAACAAGGTAATTATATTAACCAAACTATGAAAAGTAATAAAGGATGTAATTATTCTATTACACACTGCATTGGTGAAAGAGAAAATCCACTGGCTTTATTCTAGGTTTAGAAAGATCTATTTGGCGTAATCATATTGGAATTAGgatttttaggatttttttcatttagaaactaTTTTTGTAATGCCACAGCTGTGACCGTTTTATTTATGCAATACTTGAAAAAGGGAACTCTGTTTTATCTGTTTCAAACCCTAAATAGAATTTGATTTACAGTCCTTCTAGAAATAAGAGCTTTTTAACACTAGGGACCTTAATGATTTTTAAGAAGGGATTGATCTTAAATGTATTTTGTAGTACTACAAATAAATATGGTTTACAGTCCTCCTGAAGGATTTATTTTTTCACTCATGTCCTTAATCCTCTTTCAAAGGACCGATCTGAAGTGTTTGTATAGTATTAAAGTATTTCAACAACCTTTCtaatcttatttttttattttttaatattccaAAGTAAGAGAACTGGAGTAAGGTAGTAAATCATGTAGACACAATATAAATGTTCAACTCTCAGTAATAAGCAGCTGGGAATCTAGCATAAGTTTTATTTAAGCaaattacttacaatttgtaaatAAGGGCCCTGAATCATAACCACATGAAATAATGTTTAGCTATGTAATCTAGTCTTTTCAGTACCAAACATGTTTTGATTTTCCTGCCCTAGAGACAGTGTGGTCTTTAATTCAGGATCCAGTATGCTTCCTGGAGTAATGTTCTACTCACAGAAAGGATGTCAAAGGTACTGAATATTTTGTGTATGTATTTTCATCCTAccaaaataaaatcatattttgtcTGTTTTTATAAACAAACACTGGCACAATCCCAGCAACCTAA is a genomic window containing:
- the RAB33B gene encoding ras-related protein Rab-33B: MEAAADLESSLELSYSGAGPGGLPPARSRIFKIIVIGDSNVGKTCLTYRFCAGRFPGRTEATIGVDFRERAVTIDGERIKIQLWDTAGQERFRKSMVQHYYRNVHAVVFVYDMTNIASFHSLPSWIEECKQHLLAGDIPRILVGNKCDLRSAIQVPTDLAQKFADTHSIPLFETSAKNPNDNDHVEAIFMTLAHKLKSHKPLMLSQPPDNDKIHLKPEPKPATTCWC